The genomic stretch TGCCCGAAGATGCGCTCATAGGCCGGGCTCACATACAGCACGCGCCGGGTTTCCCACTCGATGGCCCAGAGCACGGCGTTGACACTGACCAGCAGTGAGCTCAACAGCTGTTCGCGCTCGCTCAAGCGCTCCACTTCGCCCTGGGCATGCATGAGTGCCAGCAAGGTGGCGGCAGCCGCCGACCGCGACGTATCCGTCGAGTCAGGTGTGGTGGAGGTTGGGGAGTCCGTTTCGTGGACCATCGGCACAATTCTCTCTGGACATGCCGCAGCATCGAACAGCAGTCAAAACAAGGCCCGCCAAGATGGCGAAGTGTTGTTTGAGAGAGGGGAATTGCAGCTAAGTTCCGTTATCAGGCGCGATTGAGACGGAATGCTCGGCGACTGTGAAATGGCGCCAAAAAACTGTGGGGCCGGCTTGAAACATACCTGGGTCTCGTAGGCGCTGGCTTGCCAGCGATGGCGGCCTTGAATCTGGTGCGCAGTTCAAAGGCCCCCATCGCCGGCAAGATCAGGCAGTGGGGCGCAGGGAGTAGGTCTTCAACTGGTGGGCAAAGTCGCGCAGGGACTGGATCCCGCTGGCTTCGGCCTCGTGGACCCATTCCTTGATGGCCGCGAGCATGTCATGCCCGTTGCTGCTGGTCTTGAGCCAGATCTGTTGCAGCGCCAGGCGCTTTTCGTAGATCACTTTCAAGGCCTGGCTGTGCTCCAGCATGCTCTGGATGCGTAGATGGTGGCGCTCATCCAGCAGGCTGGTCTCGCGCGACAGCAGGCGCTTGGCGCGGTGGAACTGGTGGCGCACCGAATGATCGACCTTCTCCAGTTCCTGCTTGACCAGCGGTGCGATCACCAGCTTGCGGTACTGGGCCATGATCTGGAAGCGGTTGTTGAGGATCGCCATGGCGGTGTCCATGTCCAGGTGGCCCTTGCCTTCAACCCGGTGGGCAATAGGTGCGACGCGTTGAACCTTGGCCAGGCGCAGGAAGCTGAACACCTTGATCCAGGCCCAGCCCAGGTCGAATTCCCACTTTTTCACCGATAGCTTCGCGGAATTGGGGTAGGTGTGATGGTTGTTATGCAGCTCTTCGCCACCAACGATGATGCCCCACGGCACCAGGTTGGTCGCCGCGTCGCGGCATTCGAAGTTGCGGTAGCCGATGGCATGGCCCAGGCCGTTGATCACGCCGGCGGCCCAGACCGGGATCCACATCATCTGGATGGCCCAGATGGTGATGCCGATGGTGCCGAACAGCAGCAGGTCGATGACCCCCATGATGGCCACGCCCAGCAGTGGGTAACGGGTGTAGAGATTGCGTTCGATCCAGTCCTCAGGGCAGTTTTTGCCGTAGATGCGCAGGGTCTCGGGGTTTTCGGCCTCGGCGCGATACAGCTCGGCACCTTTGCGCAGGACCGTGGACAGGCCCTTGATCACCGGGCTATGGGGATCGTCGACGGTTTCGCATTTGGCGTGGTGCTTGCGGTGGATGGCCGTCCACTCGCGGGTGTTCTGCGCCGTGGTCAACCACAGCCAGAAGCGGAAGAAGTGTTTCAGGCCAGCATTGAGCTCCAGGGAGCGGTGGGCTGAATAGCGGTGCAGATAGACCGTGACACCGATGATGGTCACATGGGTCATCAACAGAGTGACTGCCACCAGTTGCCAGGCTGACAAGTCGAGAAAACCGTTGTACCACATAGGCTGTATGGCCCTCAGATAAAGAAAAGAACAGCTGGCGCATTATCACTTAGCCTACAGATAAAACCAGTCACCCTTTTGAATAGGAGTGACGAGATGTTACTTATCCTATAATCCGCAGCCTTTGTAGGGCGATTCTGTTTTTTAGTAAGGATTACTAGTTATATGCTGCTTTCATACCGAGGTGCCCTGCGCGCAGGGCTGGTGTACTTGCTGATTTCCGTCTTGTGGATACAGCTCAGTCAGCAGGTATTTATCAATCTCATCGATGAACCGGCGCAAATAGTCCACTGGCAGATGCTGCGTGGCTACCTGTGGGTCAGCCTCAGCG from Pseudomonas fluorescens encodes the following:
- the desA gene encoding delta-9 fatty acid desaturase DesA, whose product is MWYNGFLDLSAWQLVAVTLLMTHVTIIGVTVYLHRYSAHRSLELNAGLKHFFRFWLWLTTAQNTREWTAIHRKHHAKCETVDDPHSPVIKGLSTVLRKGAELYRAEAENPETLRIYGKNCPEDWIERNLYTRYPLLGVAIMGVIDLLLFGTIGITIWAIQMMWIPVWAAGVINGLGHAIGYRNFECRDAATNLVPWGIIVGGEELHNNHHTYPNSAKLSVKKWEFDLGWAWIKVFSFLRLAKVQRVAPIAHRVEGKGHLDMDTAMAILNNRFQIMAQYRKLVIAPLVKQELEKVDHSVRHQFHRAKRLLSRETSLLDERHHLRIQSMLEHSQALKVIYEKRLALQQIWLKTSSNGHDMLAAIKEWVHEAEASGIQSLRDFAHQLKTYSLRPTA